One Rosa chinensis cultivar Old Blush chromosome 3, RchiOBHm-V2, whole genome shotgun sequence DNA window includes the following coding sequences:
- the LOC112194585 gene encoding uncharacterized protein LOC112194585 codes for MRKLLAHWAENSLQNDSAMNLIEFISEGAPEDELKVEDIGPAPAELEDDLTETQDPLEELNLGTTDEPRIVRISKLLPPKMKEDLKALLTEFQDCFAWSYHEMPGLDRNIVEHRLPIQSNCKPYKQPPRRCAAEVLPEIKEEMERLLKAGFIRTARYVEWLSNIVPVRKKNGKMRICVDFRNLNLATPKDEYPMPVADLLVDGAAKHEILSFMDGHAGYNQIFIAEEDVHKTAFRCPGAIGTFEWLVMPFGLKNAGATYQRAMNMIFHDLIGHTVEVYIDDIVVKSAKTQNHLADLRQTFVRMRTHKLKMNPDKCHFGVSAGMFLGFVVHKRGIEIDKNKAKAIMDAPAPSTKKELQSFLGKVNFLRRFISNSAGKIQPFSSLLRTKAENEFVWRTEHQAAFDQLKRYLSNPPVLVPPVRGRPLKLYISASDNSIGSLLAQDNDNGKECAVHYLSRILTDVEIRYTPIERLCLALFFSAIRLRHYMLPSVVQVISKTDLVKYMLTRPIIRGRIGKWTMALSEFTFQYVSQKSVKGQALADFLAHHPSTEFEGAEEVDIGIIYVASMTNNHWTMYFDGSSTEFSAGAGVVVEMPEGQKFQFAFQLDFTCTNNQAEYEALIVGLEILQELGARRVLVFGDSQLVINQMNKEFKCTSWGLLSYHALADQLANTFDRISFAHLPRGQNMEANEMAQLASGLRIPEGDDSRVIKIAKRTLPALEERGVSEDVFVIDIEPDDWRLPIIKFHKNPQGNHDRKTRYLAGHFVIYKEVVYRKSSDDLLLLCIGGQETLEVMRDVHEGICGAHQAGIKMRWLIRRHGFYWPTILKDCIEFAKSCKKCQIHAPVQRVPADVLHPIVKPWPFRGWAMDIIGSIRPPSSKQHVWILVATDYFTKWVEAKPYVNISSQTVIKFVEENIVHRFGIPETITADRGSVFIAEAMHELTDSLGIKLTHSTPYYAQANGQAEASNKGIINILKKMVQENPRDWHNLLSETLWAFRTSKRTATGTTPFALTYGHDAMLPVEVKLKSLRFAAQNEMVADDYTQAMIQELEELDQERMDAYNRMEAQKKAVARAYNKRVKSKSFAEEDLVWKAVLPIGTKDRRFGKWSPRWEGPFIIDQVLGKGAYQLRDQDGELHAMPINGQFLKKYYPTTWEMREQES; via the coding sequence ATGAGGAAACTGTTGGCTCATTGGGCCGAAAACTCTCTTCAGAATGATTCGGCCATGAATTTGATAGAATTTATCTCAGAAGGAGCACCAGAGGATGAGTTGAAGGTAGAAGACATCGGCCCTGCACCGGCCGAGTTGGAAGACGACCTTACTGAAACTCAAGACCCTCTAGAAGAACTAAATTTAGGGACCACTGATGAGCCTCGGATAGTCCGGATCAGCAAACTCctgccacccaagatgaaggaAGATTTGAAGGCTTTGCTAACTGAGTTTCAAGATTGTTTTGCATGGAGTTACCATGAAATGCCAGGTTTAGATAGAAATATAGTAGAACATAGGTTGCCTATACAGTCCAATTGTAAGCCTTACAAACAACCTCCTCGGCGATGTGCCGCCGAGGTTTTGCctgaaattaaagaagaaatggAACGTTTATTAAAGGCCGGTTTTATTCGAACGGCCAGGTATGTTGAATGGTTATCTAATATTGTGCCAGTAAGGAAAAAGAATGGAAAAATGCGCATATGTGTTGATTTTCGAAATCTCAACTTGGCCACACCCAAGGATGAGTACCCAATGCCCGTGGCCGACTTGCTAGTGGATGGTGCGGCCAAACATgaaattctttctttcatggATGGGCACGCCGGATACAACCAAATTTTTATAGCTGAGGAAGATGTTCACAAAACGGCGTTCAGATGCCCAGGCGCAATAGGAACATTTGAGTGGCTCGTTATGCCATTTGGACTCAAAAACGCCGGCGCAACCTATCAAAGGGCCATGAATATGATCTTTCACGACCTTATTGGCCACACAGTCGAAGTATACATTGATGACATTGTGGTAAAGTCGGCCAAGACGCAAAATCATTTGGCCGACCTTCGACAGACATTCGTACGGATGCGAACCCACAAACTAAAAATGAATCCTGACAAATGCCATTTTGGAGTATCAGCTGGTATGTTCCTTGGTTTTGTAGTTCATAAAAGGGGAATTGAAATCGACAAAAACAAAGCCAAGGCCATAATGGATGCGCCTGCTCCTAGCACGAAGAAGGAACTCCAATCATTCCTGGGAAAAGTGAATTTTCTAAggcgtttcatctctaactcggCTGGCAAGATTCAGCCATTCTCTTCACTTTTGAGAACCAAGGCCGAAAATGAGTTTGTTTGGAGAACAGAACATCAAGCGGCATTCGACCAACTCAAACGATACTTATCAAACCCACCCGTCCTGGTACCCCCAGTACGTGGGAGGCCTTTGAAGTTATACATATCGGCATCAGATAACTCAATAGGAAGCCTATTGGCACAAGACAATGACAATGGCAAGGAATGTGCTGTGCATTACTTGAGCCGGATCCTCACTGATGTGGAAATTCGGTATACGCCTATTGAGAGGCTTTGTCTTGCATTGTTCTTTTCGGCAATCCGGCTTCGGCATTACATGTTACCCTCGGTTGTCCAAGTCATATCCAAGACCGATTTAGTAAAATACATGCTGACTCGACCCATCATACGAGGCCGAATTGGAAAATGGACCATGGCGTTGTCTGAGTTCACGTTTCAATATGTGTCTCAAAAGTCAGTCAAAGGCCAAGCATTGGCCGATTTTCTTGCTCATCACCCTTCGACCGAGTTTGAGGGAGCCGAAGAGGTTGATATTGGGATCATATATGTGGCTTCCATGACCAATAACCACTGGACCATGTATTTCGATGGATCTAGTACTGAATTTTCAGCCGGGGCTGGTGTTGTCGTTGAAATGCCTGAAGGACAAAAGTTCCAGTTCGCCTTCCAATTAGACTTTACGTGCACAAACAATCAGGCAGAATATGAGGCTCTGATTGTTGGTTTGGAGATTCTCCAAGAGTTGGGAGCACGGAGAGTTTTGGTGTTCGGGGATTCTCAACTAGTCATTAATCAAATGAATAAGGAGTTCAAATGCACAAGCTGGGGACTTTTATCCTATCACGCTTTAGCTGACCAGCTCGCCAACACGTTCGACCGAATCTCTTTCGCTCACCTCCCAAGGGGACAAAACATGGAGGCCAATGAGATGGCTCAATTAGCCTCAGGGTTACGAATCCCCGAAGGAGATGACTCCCGAGTCATCAAGATTGCCAAACGTACCCTCCCAGCTTTAGAAGAGAGAGGAGTCTCAGAGGATGTTTTTGTTATCGACATCGAGCCCGATGATTGGAGACTCCCCATTATCAAATTCCACAAAAATCCTCAAGGTAATCATGATCGGAAGACTCGATACTTGGCTGGACATTTCGTTATATACAAAGAAGTAGTGTACCGCAAAAGCTCGGATGATCTACTCCTTCTTTGTATAGGGGGGCAAGAGACTTTGGAAGTCATGAGAGATGTCCATGAGGGGATATGTGGTGCACACCAGGCCGGAAtcaaaatgaggtggttaattCGAAGACATGGcttctattggccaacaattCTAAAGGATTGCATTGAATTCGCAAAGAGCTGcaagaaatgtcaaattcatGCACCTGTGCAAAGGGTTCCGGCCGATGTCCTCCATCCAATTGTTAAGCCATGGCCATTTCGAGGTTGGGCCATGGACATTATAGGGAGTATTAGACCACCATCATCAAAACAACACGTATGGATCTTGGTCGCTACTGATTATTTCACTAAATGGGTAGAGGCCAAACCATACGTTAATATTTCAAGTCAGACAGTGATCAAGTTTGTGGAGGAAAACATCGTACACAGGTTTGGGATACCTGAAACCATAACGGCCGATAGGGGTTCGGTTTTCATAGCCGAGGCAATGCATGAACTCACAGATAGTCTGGGTATCAAGTTAACTCACTCGACACCTTACTATGCCCAAGCCAATGGTCAGGCCGAAGCTAGTAATAAAGGCATTATAAATATACTCAAGAAGATGGTTCAAGAGAATCCTAGAGATTGGCACAATCTGCTATCTGAGACATTGTGGGCTTTTCGGACGTCCAAACGTACAGCCACAGGAACAACGCCTTTTGCACTAACATATGGCCACGATGCTATGTTACCTGTCGAGGTGAAACTGAAATCACTTAGATTCGCTGCTCAAAATGAAATGGTGGCTGACGACTACACTCAGGCAATGATTCAGGAACTTGAAGAACTCGACCAAGAGCGAATGGACGCCTACAACCGAATGGAAGCACAGAAAAAGGCTGTGGCTCGTGCATACAACAAGCGAGTTAAGTCTAAATCATTTGCCGAGGAAGATTTAGTTTGGAAAGCCGTTTTGCCTATCGGAACTAAAGATAGACGTTTCGGAAAATGGTCGCCAAGGTGGGAAGGCCCGTTTATCATCGATCAAGTGCTAGGAAAAGGTGCATATCAACTTAGGGATCAAGATGGAGAGCTGCATGCAATGCCTATCAACGGGCAATTTCTTAAGAAATATTACCCCACGACATGGGAGATGAGGGAGCAAGAATCGTAA
- the LOC112195068 gene encoding uncharacterized protein LOC112195068 isoform X3 encodes MGDHFVLLVDRLITEASLEDAIESKYLLQHPTQIASHNNMDSSHKIDVNTQSSARNFVECRICHDEDDDSNMEAPCSCCGSLKYAHRKCVQRWCNEKGDTICEICRQQFKPDYTAPPPLFHYGGIPMNFRGNWEISRRDLQNPGFLAMVTTDLEYMNNDLDVEYSAPSSRSLLCCRIVAITFMVLLVLRHMLPVIISGAGEYSLTLFTLMMLRTIGILFPIYILVRAFTAIQRRRQQQDSRISLGASDEENDLAYPSRFIQIQ; translated from the exons ATGGGGGATCATTTTGTGTTGTTGGTGGATCGATTGATCACTGAAGCTTCCCTTGAAGATGCTATAGAGAGCAAATATCTGTTGCAGCACCCAACACAGATAGCTAGCCACAATAATATGGATTCTTCCCATAAAATAGACGTGAATACCCAGTCATCTGCTAGAAACTTTGTAGAATGTAGGATTTGCCACGATGAGGATGATGACTCAAACATGGAAGCACCATGTTCTTGCTGTGGTAGCTTGAAG TACGCTCACCGTAAGTGTGTTCAGAGGTGGTGCAACGAGAAGGGTGATACAATATGTGAGATTTGCCGCCAG CAATTCAAGCCAGATTATACGGCACCACCTCCTCTATTTCATTACGGTGGTATTCCAATGAACTTCCG GGGGAATTGGGAGATTTCTAGAAGAGACTTGCAGAATCCTGGATTCCTAGCAATGGTTACTACTGATCTTGAGTACATGAATAACGACCTTGATGTTGAATATTCAGCTCCCTCTTCGAGAAGCTTGCTATGCTGCCGTATAGTTGCTATAACT TTTATGGTTCTTCTGGTTTTACGCCATATGCTTCCAGTCATAATTAGTGGAGCTGGAGAGTACTCATTGACACTGTTCACA TTAATGATGTTGAGAACAATTGGGATTCTTTTTCCAATTTATATCTTGGTTAGAGCATTCACTGCTATCCAACGTCGACGACAACAACAG GATTCTCGAATTTCTCTTGGTGCATCAGATGAAGAAAATGACTTGGCATATCCGTCACGTTTTATTCAAATTCAATAG
- the LOC112195068 gene encoding uncharacterized protein LOC112195068 isoform X2, translated as MEIIISLCTFLLGLGFGNCSSCFPVSVLVCGCDVIVVNLLLSTVCSILCCIFCFQSYLSVIDSHFAQKGSILYGCLRCLDCVKRMGDHFVLLVDRLITEASLEDAIESKYLLQHPTQIASHNNMDSSHKIDVNTQSSARNFVECRICHDEDDDSNMEAPCSCCGSLKYAHRKCVQRWCNEKGDTICEICRQQFKPDYTAPPPLFHYGGIPMNFRGNWEISRRDLQNPGFLAMVTTDLEYMNNDLDVEYSAPSSRSLLCCRIVAITFMVLLVLRHMLPVIISGAGEYSLTLFTLMMLRTIGILFPIYILVRAFTAIQRRRQQQNPS; from the exons ATGGAAATCATTATCTCTCTCTGCACTTTCCTTCTTGGTTTGGGCTTTGGCAATTGTTCTAGTTGTTTTCCGGTCTCTGTTCTCGTTTGTGGGTGTGACGTCATTGTCGTTAATCTTCTATTGTCAACTGTCTGCTCAATTCTGTGTTGCATTTTCTGCTTTCAAAGTTATCTATCTGTTATTGATTCTCATTTTGCACAGAAG GGTTCAATTCTGTACGGATGCTTGCGTTGTTTGGACTGTGTTAAGAG GATGGGGGATCATTTTGTGTTGTTGGTGGATCGATTGATCACTGAAGCTTCCCTTGAAGATGCTATAGAGAGCAAATATCTGTTGCAGCACCCAACACAGATAGCTAGCCACAATAATATGGATTCTTCCCATAAAATAGACGTGAATACCCAGTCATCTGCTAGAAACTTTGTAGAATGTAGGATTTGCCACGATGAGGATGATGACTCAAACATGGAAGCACCATGTTCTTGCTGTGGTAGCTTGAAG TACGCTCACCGTAAGTGTGTTCAGAGGTGGTGCAACGAGAAGGGTGATACAATATGTGAGATTTGCCGCCAG CAATTCAAGCCAGATTATACGGCACCACCTCCTCTATTTCATTACGGTGGTATTCCAATGAACTTCCG GGGGAATTGGGAGATTTCTAGAAGAGACTTGCAGAATCCTGGATTCCTAGCAATGGTTACTACTGATCTTGAGTACATGAATAACGACCTTGATGTTGAATATTCAGCTCCCTCTTCGAGAAGCTTGCTATGCTGCCGTATAGTTGCTATAACT TTTATGGTTCTTCTGGTTTTACGCCATATGCTTCCAGTCATAATTAGTGGAGCTGGAGAGTACTCATTGACACTGTTCACA TTAATGATGTTGAGAACAATTGGGATTCTTTTTCCAATTTATATCTTGGTTAGAGCATTCACTGCTATCCAACGTCGACGACAACAACAG AATCCCAGTTAA
- the LOC112194587 gene encoding uncharacterized protein LOC112194587, giving the protein MADDASEHEAGSEGRDAIKTRSAEFATKFMKAVDVSKDALQSPVVCRLTKNKEPQGECILGPHYGAGMPSAVKEVLENSLVDSSCCTHGASWSTWSIELRLPQVWPKLTPEWTKWVPRMEHFFGQEWKKYGIYDSIKMTEQEIQMDRPLLAASLCFWSSATNTINLPLGPMTPTLLDMAAIFGFRPNGVAVCATAKFPTSFHASLKPKTVTNDKKAKDEAEAKAKQLLNYSTFYATHAVDEEVTENRRRPPKQYEHAAFLLYWLCKFVFCAKSNKCTLEFTGIAEALSAGMPLALGPFVLARLYRTLRNVVVDNMNLDIGGPLWMFQVWVQTYFHQLRPPCPPFVPTMTLGRQIIPLGIHSHSAAECFGFFFSKKGMSRDEFAICYSRDHPSCLAIDISTLWEKKLDLDVILSWGSILISRDLNYGLKGTVGRYGVEVYLPNFVARQLGFIQSCPALFLMSRNHFSSWRDGFTRTSQCSAVGKYYEEQFGKFERSGLKPRCPDHRATPHFQTWWSTFIMKNLGKDLAGTQRAALQGLLNLLGPNEGNGKKKIPDGKSKSTKGSSKQGQTSKKRGSTLGYTQNAKKTKKSSDVVENSITNPTDTMVSEDIFFEANMDDGHDALAENQNTSEIEDMAETGDASIHNADSADSEGYSEEAQSESGDQERDGRIDHSLPPLENSMIEIDMDDLGESQLHNTTSIGQKLAISNNFSKDVEDPDARGQETLLIHQTLVQVEAYEVHARLAVVNFSLSPCLEAQKEFEAGEKLKSEYDDIRQSTDLGQLQKLKTSLDEGRQKVLDLRKQLAEAEKQVKVTSAAIRSIVPQQDLTKYSLILSSVKSYNKKRGILKRKVDQGMQDLEEVKEALRSLLPTD; this is encoded by the exons ATGGCTGATGATGCTTCAGAACATGAGGCCGGGTCGGAGGGTAGAGATGCAATAAAAACAAGATCGGCCGAGTTCGCAACCAAGTTTATGAAGGCTGTCGATGTTTCCAAAGATGCACTTCAGAGCCCCGTGGTTTGTCGGTTGACGAAAAATAAAGAGCCGCAAGGAGAATGTATACTAGGGCCGCATTACGGTGCGGGCATGCCATCGGCTGTCAAAGAGGTTCTAGAAAATTCGTTAGTTGATTCATCTTGTTGCACACATGGAGCTAGTTGGTCCACATGGAGTATTGAATTGAGGCTTCCTCAAGTTTGGCCCAAACTGACGCCTGAGTGGACGAAATGGGTGCCAAGGATGGAGCATTTCTTTGGCCAAGAGTGGAAAAAATATGGAATATATGATAGCATAAAGATGACTGAGCAGGAGATTCAAATGGACCGGCCTCTTCTTGCAGCTAGTTTATGCTTCTGGTCGTCTGCCACCAACACCATCAACCTGCCTCTTGGCCCAATGACCCCTACCTTGTTAGACATGGCGGCAATATTTGGGTTTCGGCCAAATGGTGTAGCGGTTTGTGCCACTGCCAAATTTCCGACTTCCTTCCATGCTAGCTTGAAGCCCAAAACGGTCACAAATGACAAGAAGGCTAAAGATGAGGCCGAAGCTAAGGCAAAACAATTACTCAACTATAGCACCTTCTATGCCACACATGCAGTTGATGAAGAGGTGACAGAAAATAGGAGACGACCCCCCAAGCAATATGAGCACGCAGCTTTCCTTCTCTACTGGCTTTGTAAGTTTGTATTTTGTGCCAAATCCAATAAGTGCACTTTAGAGTTTACTGGTATTGCAGAAGCACTAAGTGCGGGTATGCCCCTAGCTCTTGGACCATTTGTTCTAGCTCGCCTCTACCGTACTCTGCGCAATGTGGTGGTTGATAATATGAATTTAGACATCGGAGGACCATTATGGATGTTCCAAGTGTGGGTACAAACCTATTTTCATCAGCTTCGGCCACCATGCCCTCCATTTGTCCCTACCATGACGCTTGGCCGTCAGATTATACCCCTCGGCATTCATTCACATTCGGCCGCGGAGTGCTTTGGTTTCTTCTTTTCAAAGAAAGGCATGTCCAGGGATGAGTTTGCCATATGTTACAGCCGAGATCACCCTTCTTGTCTTGCGATTGACATATCAACATTATGGGAGAAGAAATTAGACTTGGATGTGATTCTATCTTGGGGAAGTATTCTGATTTCTCGGGACTTGAACTATGGCCTCAAAGGTACAGTGGGTCGGTATGGTGTTGAGGTTTATCTTCCCAATTTCGTTGCACGTCAGCTTGGCTTCATACAGAGTTGTCCGGCCTTATTTCTGATGTCAAGAAACCACTTCTCGTCATGGAGAGATGGGTTCACACGAACTTCTCAGTGTTCGGCCGTTGGTAAGTACTATGAGGAGCAATTTGGCAAGTTTGAAAGGTCCGGCCTAAAGCCTCGTTGTCCTGATCATAGAGCCACCCCACACTTCCAAACATGGTGGTCAACTTTTATCATGAAAAATCTTGGAAAGGACTTGGCTGGGACCCAACGCGCTGCATTACAAGGACTTCTAAACTTGCTAGGCCCCAATGAAG GTAATGGTAAGAAGAAAATACCGGATGGCAAGTCAAAATCAACCAAAGGATCCTCTAAACAAG GACAAACATCGAAGAAACGTGGCTCAACATTGGGGTATACTCAGAATgccaagaaaacaaagaaatcatCGGATGTGGTGGAGAATTCAATCACAAACCCGACAGACACTATGGTTAGTGAAGACATATTTTTTGAGGCTAATATGGATGATGGCCACGATGCTTTGGCTGAAAACCAAAATACGTCTGAAATTGAGGATATGGCCGAAACTGGTGACGCCTCGATCCATAACGCGGACTCGGCTGATAGCGAAGGTTATTCGGAAGAAGCTCAATCAGAAAGCGGTGATCAAGAG AGAGATGGCCGCATTGATCATTCTTTGCCCCCACTTGAAAACTCCATGATTGAGATTGACATGGAC GACTTGGGTGAGAGCCAACTTCACAACACAACGAGCATCGGCCAAAAGCTTGCCATATCAAACAACTTTTCCAAGGATGTTGAAGACCCCGATGCACGTGGCCAAGAAACACTACTTATCCATCAGACATTGGTTCAG GTAGAGGCTTATGAAGTTCATGCTCGTTTGGCTGTTGTAAATTTTAGTCTCTCTCCTTGTCTAGAAGCCCAAAAGGAGTTTGAAGCAGGCGAGAAGTTGAAAAGTGAGTACGATGACATTCGCCAGTCCACAGATCTTGGCCAACTCCAGAAGTTGAAGACTTCTTTGGACGAAGGAAGGCAAAAAGTGCTCGATCTGAGGAAGCAGTTGGCCGAAGCTGAAAAGCAAGTCAAAGTCACTTCGGCCGCCATCCGAAGCATTGTTCCCCAACAAGATCTCACCAAGTATAGCTTGATTCTGTCATCGGTCAAGTCGTATAACAAGAAGAGGGGCATCTTGAAGCGAAAGGTCGACCAAGGTATGCAAGACTTAGAAGAAGTTAAAGAAGCTCTTCGGTCACTCTTGCCCACTGATTAG
- the LOC112195068 gene encoding uncharacterized protein LOC112195068 isoform X1, producing the protein MEIIISLCTFLLGLGFGNCSSCFPVSVLVCGCDVIVVNLLLSTVCSILCCIFCFQSYLSVIDSHFAQKGSILYGCLRCLDCVKRMGDHFVLLVDRLITEASLEDAIESKYLLQHPTQIASHNNMDSSHKIDVNTQSSARNFVECRICHDEDDDSNMEAPCSCCGSLKYAHRKCVQRWCNEKGDTICEICRQQFKPDYTAPPPLFHYGGIPMNFRGNWEISRRDLQNPGFLAMVTTDLEYMNNDLDVEYSAPSSRSLLCCRIVAITFMVLLVLRHMLPVIISGAGEYSLTLFTLMMLRTIGILFPIYILVRAFTAIQRRRQQQDSRISLGASDEENDLAYPSRFIQIQ; encoded by the exons ATGGAAATCATTATCTCTCTCTGCACTTTCCTTCTTGGTTTGGGCTTTGGCAATTGTTCTAGTTGTTTTCCGGTCTCTGTTCTCGTTTGTGGGTGTGACGTCATTGTCGTTAATCTTCTATTGTCAACTGTCTGCTCAATTCTGTGTTGCATTTTCTGCTTTCAAAGTTATCTATCTGTTATTGATTCTCATTTTGCACAGAAG GGTTCAATTCTGTACGGATGCTTGCGTTGTTTGGACTGTGTTAAGAG GATGGGGGATCATTTTGTGTTGTTGGTGGATCGATTGATCACTGAAGCTTCCCTTGAAGATGCTATAGAGAGCAAATATCTGTTGCAGCACCCAACACAGATAGCTAGCCACAATAATATGGATTCTTCCCATAAAATAGACGTGAATACCCAGTCATCTGCTAGAAACTTTGTAGAATGTAGGATTTGCCACGATGAGGATGATGACTCAAACATGGAAGCACCATGTTCTTGCTGTGGTAGCTTGAAG TACGCTCACCGTAAGTGTGTTCAGAGGTGGTGCAACGAGAAGGGTGATACAATATGTGAGATTTGCCGCCAG CAATTCAAGCCAGATTATACGGCACCACCTCCTCTATTTCATTACGGTGGTATTCCAATGAACTTCCG GGGGAATTGGGAGATTTCTAGAAGAGACTTGCAGAATCCTGGATTCCTAGCAATGGTTACTACTGATCTTGAGTACATGAATAACGACCTTGATGTTGAATATTCAGCTCCCTCTTCGAGAAGCTTGCTATGCTGCCGTATAGTTGCTATAACT TTTATGGTTCTTCTGGTTTTACGCCATATGCTTCCAGTCATAATTAGTGGAGCTGGAGAGTACTCATTGACACTGTTCACA TTAATGATGTTGAGAACAATTGGGATTCTTTTTCCAATTTATATCTTGGTTAGAGCATTCACTGCTATCCAACGTCGACGACAACAACAG GATTCTCGAATTTCTCTTGGTGCATCAGATGAAGAAAATGACTTGGCATATCCGTCACGTTTTATTCAAATTCAATAG